One window from the genome of Oryza glaberrima chromosome 3, OglaRS2, whole genome shotgun sequence encodes:
- the LOC127767647 gene encoding BTB/POZ domain-containing protein At1g30440-like, whose amino-acid sequence MASSVKLGSKPDAFRRQGQAWFCTTGLPSDVTVEVGDMSFHLHKFPLLSKSAFLERLIEETSDQDECVIRLNDIPGGAKSFELVARFCYGVKIELSSENVVYLRCASEHLQMTEEIAEDNLISQSEIFLNQVIIRNWKDSLKALETCEDLLPHAENLQIVKRCIESLASKATTDPNLFGWPIREHGIMQSPGGSVLWNGISTGARPRNFSSNWWYEDASALSFHMYKRLISTMESRGIRPEIIAGSLTYYAKKYLPGLNRRHSMGAVPLTATLSEVEQKNLLEEIDRLLPVQKGLASTRVLLGLLRTAMILKASPTCISNLEKRIGMQLDHATLEDLLLPNFSYTMETLYNVECVQRILDHFLAMDQANGAASPCLDDVMASPSLAPITTVAKLIDGYLAEIAPDINLKLPKFQALASAVPEYARPLDDGLYRAIDIYLKAHSWLSEAEREQLCRLMDCQKLSLEACTHAAQNERLPLRVVVQVLFFEQLQLRTSIAGCLLVSDNLEGSRPLRSGITTSGEAGGWATAVRENQVLKVGMDNMRMRLSELEKECSTMRQEIQKLGRGKSGGWASRVPKKFNLKLKSQMCSAQEGSVSEQHKSMSAKLDKLQAKVSRQKKQLAGDA is encoded by the exons ATGGCGTCGTCGGTGAAGCTGGGATCAAAGCCTGATGCTTTCAGAAGGCAAGGGCAGGCATG GTTCTGTACAACTGGACTTCCCAGCGATGTTACTGTTGAGGTTGGAGACATGTCTTTCCACCTTCATAAG TTCCCTTTACTTTCAAAAAGTGCCTTTCTTGAGCGGTTGATAGAGGAGACTTCAGACCAAGACGAATGTGTGATCAGACTAAATGATATACCTGGGGGTGCAAAGTCATTTGAGCTAGTAGCAAGGTTTTGCTATGGAGTGAAAATAGAACTTTCATCTGAAAATGTTGTTTACCTGCGCTGTGCCTCTGAGCATCTCCAGATGACTGAAGAAATAGCTGAGGACAACTTGATTTCACAGTCAGAGATTTTCCTTAACCAAGTTATCATTCGTAACTGGAAAGATTCTCTGAAAGCACTGGAAACATGTGAAGATCTCCTCCCTCATGCTGAAAACCTTCAAATTGTGAAGAGATGCATTGAGTCATTAGCATCGAAGGCTACTACCGATCCAAACCTCTTTGGTTGGCCAATAAGGGAACATGGCATTATGCAAAGCCCTGGTGGCAGTGTACTGTGGAACGGGATCAGCACAGGTGCCAGGCCCAGAAACTTCAGTTCAAACTGGTGGTATGAGGATGCTTCAGCATTGAGTTTCCACATGTACAAGAGGTTAATTTCTACCATGGAGTCTCGTGGGATCCGACCTGAGATCATTGCTGGATCCTTGACATACTATGCTAAAAAGTATCTCCCGGGACTAAATAGGCGTCATAGCATGGGAGCAGTGCCTCTGACTGCTACTCTGTCTGAGGTGGAACAGAAGAACTTACTTGAGGAGATTGATAGACTATTGCCTGTTCAGAAGGGTTTAGCATCTACAAGAGTTTTGCTTGGGCTCCTTCGCACAGCCATGATTCTAAAAGCCAGCCCCACTTGCATTTCCAACTTAGAGAAGCGAATTGGCATGCAACTGGACCATGCCACTCTGGAGGATCTACTGCTGCCAAATTTCTCATACACAATGGAAACTCTGTATAATGTCGAGTGTGTGCAGAGGATTCTTGATCATTTCTTGGCAATGGACCAGGCTAATGGTGCCGCCTCCCCATGTTTGGATGACGTCATGGCATCCCCTTCTTTGGCACCAATCACTACTGTAGCCAAGTTAATTGATGGCTATCTTGCAGAGATCGCACCAGATATCAATTtgaaacttccaaaattccaagCTCTGGCATCTGCTGTGCCTGAGTATGCCCGCCCGTTGGATGATGGGCTCTATCGTGCCattgatatatatttgaag GCACATTCCTGGCTATCAGAAGCTGAACGGGAGCAGCTCTGCCGGCTAATGGACTGCCAGAAGCTCTCCCTGGAAGCAtgcacccatgctgcacagaaCGAGAGGCTGCCACTGCGCGTTGTTGTACAAGTCCTCTTCTTTGAGCAACTCCAGCTAAGAACCTCAATTGCCGGGTGCCTGCTCGTCTCCGACAACCTCGAGGGATCTAGGCCGCTGCGAAGCGGCATCACAACATCAGGCGAGGCCGGGGGATGGGCTACGGCTGTAAGGGAGAACCAGGTCCTCAAGGTTGGCATGGACAACATGAGGATGCGCTTGTCTGAGCTCGAGAAGGAGTGCTCAACCATGAGGCAGGAGATCCAAAAGCTGGGGCGTGGCAAGAGCGGTGGGTGGGCTTCCCGCGTCCCCAAGAAGTTCAACCTGAAGCTGAAATCGCAGATGTGCAGCGCCCAGGAGGGATCAGTCAGCGAGCAGCACAAGAGCATGAGCGCGAAGCTCGACAAGCTGCAAGCCAAGGTATCAAGGCAAAAGAAGCAGCTTGCAGGAGATGCCTGA
- the LOC127767648 gene encoding uncharacterized protein LOC127767648: MALLCSELQVRAMVVIAAVMLAAAAPAAAPAGTTCEQLESVARSCTGYLKRSLIFLNDACCDGAESVYDALTTDAAVDLGFVCRCLRGFVISESLRPYLYRVANLPRLCRFKDRGPIPYNNSTIHDCRFSGTTRHSL; this comes from the exons ATGGCTCTTCTTTGCAGTGAGCTGCAGGTCAGGGCAATGGTGGTGATCGCCGCCGTGAtgctggcggcagcggcgccggcagcggcgccggcggggacgaCGTGCGAGCAGCTGGAGTCGGTGGCGAGGTCTTGCACCGGGTACCTGAAGAGAAGCCTGATTTTCCTGAACGACGCGTGCTGCGACGGCGCCGAGAGCGTGTACGATGCCCTGACGacggacgccgccgtcgacctcggCTTCGTGTGCCGCTGCCTGAGGGGCTTCGTCATCAGCGAGTCGCTTCGCCCTTACCTCTACAGGGTCGCCAATCTGCCTCGCCTGTGCCGCTTCAAGGATCGGGGCCCCATCCCATACAACAACTCCACTATCCACGACTGCAG GTTCAGTGGTACCACACGTCACTCGCTCTAA
- the LOC127767637 gene encoding mediator of RNA polymerase II transcription subunit 19a-like, whose amino-acid sequence MSGFNRMGSDGNFGKGPRELTGAVDLISRYKLLNHHSFFCKKPLPLAISDTNYLHNVVGDTEIRKGEGMELDQLFQDAYLREKTSYIQPFDMETLGQAFQLRETAPIDLPSAEKGTPTISGKSKIKSKDKVKKHKRHKEKDKDKYKDQKKHKHRHKDRSKDKEKEKEKEKEKEKKKDKSAHHDSGADRSKKHHEKKRKQEGLEDLASGHNPKKVQKRKNQ is encoded by the exons ATGTCAGGGTTTAATCGGATGGGTTCTGATGGCAATTTTGGCAAAG gtCCACGGGAGCTCACTGGTGCTGTTGACTTAATTAGCCGTTACAAGCTCCTGAACCATCATAGTTTCTTTTGCAAGAAACCTTTGCCACTGGCAATTTCCGATACAAATTATCTTCACAATGTTGTGGGAGACACAGAAATACGTAAAGGGGAAGGAATGGAGCTTGATCAACTCTTTCAGGATGCATACCTAAGGGAGAAGACCTCTTACATTCAACCCTTTGACATGGAAACACTTGGACAAGCATTTCAGCTGCGAGAAACAGCACCAATAGATTTGCCTTCT GCTGAAAAAGGTACACCAACTATATCGGGTAAATCAAAGATCAAGTCCAAAGACAAAGTAAAGAAGCATAAAAGGCACAAGGAGAAAGACAAGGACAAGTACAAGGATCAGAAGAAGCACAAACATCGCCATAAAGATCGGagtaaagataaagaaaaagaaaaagaaaaagaaaaggaaaaagaaaagaagaaggataAGAGTGCGCATCACGATTCAGGAGCTGATCGCTCCAAAAAACATCATGAGAAG AAGAGGAAGCAAGAGGGATTGGAAGATTTGGCAAGTGGTCATAACCCCAAGAAAG TACAAAAGCGCAAAAATCAATGA